A genomic stretch from Kribbella amoyensis includes:
- a CDS encoding LysR family transcriptional regulator encodes MLDVRRLRLLRDLDRLGTIAAVAKAHSYTPSAVSQQLAVLEREAGVRLLERTGRRVELTSAGAVLVRQAERVLSALEEADAALATVRGEVSGPLRIGAFPTAVRTILPTALVTLGREYPALELMVTELDPVEVPEALRERRLDVALVNDFDLLPVAPDDTLDAVELLDETVFLAVPADDATGDEPVARYRHSPWIAGSPGTACHAVTLQLCRAAGFSPVVRHHADDFDAVLALVAAGLGVSLVPRLAASRPPSGVALLPLELRRRTRIAYRRGAQDHPAVNAFTTAIRAATVEHVRR; translated from the coding sequence ATGCTCGACGTTCGCCGGCTCCGCCTGCTCCGCGATCTCGACCGACTCGGCACGATCGCCGCGGTCGCGAAGGCGCACAGCTACACGCCCTCCGCGGTGTCCCAGCAGCTCGCCGTCCTCGAACGAGAGGCCGGGGTCCGGTTGCTCGAACGGACCGGCCGACGGGTCGAGCTCACGTCGGCCGGTGCGGTGCTGGTCCGACAGGCCGAGCGGGTGCTGAGTGCGCTGGAGGAGGCGGACGCGGCGCTGGCCACGGTCCGCGGCGAAGTCTCGGGGCCGCTGCGCATCGGGGCGTTCCCGACCGCGGTGCGCACGATCCTGCCGACCGCGCTAGTCACGCTCGGCCGCGAGTACCCGGCGCTCGAGCTGATGGTGACCGAGCTCGATCCGGTCGAGGTGCCCGAGGCGTTGCGGGAACGCCGGCTCGACGTGGCGCTGGTGAACGACTTCGACCTGTTGCCGGTCGCACCGGACGACACGCTGGACGCTGTCGAGCTGCTCGACGAGACGGTGTTCCTCGCCGTACCGGCCGACGACGCCACCGGCGACGAGCCGGTCGCCCGTTACCGGCACTCACCCTGGATCGCGGGCAGCCCTGGTACCGCCTGCCACGCGGTGACCTTGCAGCTGTGTCGCGCGGCCGGATTCAGCCCGGTCGTCCGGCATCACGCGGACGACTTCGACGCGGTACTGGCCCTGGTCGCCGCCGGGTTGGGCGTCTCCCTCGTCCCCCGGCTCGCCGCCTCCCGGCCGCCGAGTGGGGTCGCTCTCCTCCCCCTCGAACTCCGCCGCCGGACCCGGATCGCGTACCGGCGGGGCGCCCAGGACCATCCGGCCGTGAATGCGTTCACAACCGCGATCCGGGCGGCGACCGTGGAGCACGTCCGCCGGTGA
- a CDS encoding dihydrodipicolinate synthase family protein → MTLTGLYVPLITPFDDNDKVALDALEKLAVDTLTAGAAGLVALGTTAEPSSLSEAERRTVLDVVAGVCHAQNAQLIVGANTPDALAKLTDRTAAALTLVPPFVRPGERGVVAYFEHLAAVSPVPLVAYHVPYRTGQSLSAATIRRLAAIRAVVGIKYAAGGIDEDTVDLMAEQPADFAVLGGDDPFIAPLLALGATGGILASALVAPAEFAALLDAYREGDLGTARPLGHKLAKLSRALFAAPNPTVIKAVLHACGTIPTPAVRLPLVQPEASIVRTARELADPRSSGLR, encoded by the coding sequence ATGACGCTCACCGGTCTGTACGTCCCGCTGATCACCCCGTTCGACGACAACGACAAGGTCGCGCTGGACGCCCTGGAGAAGCTCGCCGTCGACACCCTCACGGCCGGGGCGGCCGGCCTCGTCGCCCTCGGCACGACCGCCGAACCGAGCAGCCTGAGCGAAGCCGAACGCCGCACTGTCCTCGACGTCGTAGCCGGCGTTTGCCACGCCCAGAACGCCCAGCTCATCGTCGGCGCGAACACGCCTGACGCTCTCGCCAAGCTCACCGACCGGACCGCGGCCGCGCTCACCCTGGTGCCACCCTTCGTCCGGCCGGGGGAGCGCGGAGTGGTCGCGTACTTCGAGCACCTGGCCGCTGTCAGCCCGGTCCCGCTCGTCGCGTACCACGTCCCGTACCGCACCGGGCAGTCGTTGTCGGCGGCCACCATCCGCCGGCTCGCGGCGATCCGCGCCGTCGTGGGCATCAAGTACGCGGCGGGTGGTATCGACGAGGACACCGTCGACCTGATGGCCGAGCAGCCGGCGGACTTCGCGGTCCTCGGTGGCGACGACCCGTTCATCGCACCCCTGCTCGCGCTGGGCGCGACCGGCGGCATCCTCGCCTCGGCGCTCGTCGCCCCGGCCGAGTTCGCCGCACTTCTCGACGCGTACCGCGAGGGTGATCTCGGCACGGCCAGGCCTCTGGGTCACAAGCTCGCCAAGCTGTCCCGCGCGCTGTTCGCCGCGCCCAATCCCACGGTGATCAAGGCGGTTCTGCACGCTTGCGGGACGATCCCGACACCCGCCGTACGCCTCCCGCTGGTTCAGCCGGAGGCGAGCATCGTCCGCACAGCCCGCGAACTCGCCGACCCGCGCAGCAGCGGACTGCGCTGA
- a CDS encoding ABC transporter substrate-binding protein gives MTRTARCVAALTTTVALLVTAAACADGTTPAADGAGAVDENAPVTITIGDRPTPDKPNDIAAFDRNVKKFMDAHPNITVKSTETKWDAQTFQAQVAGGSLPTVMNISFTEPANMIPNKQLPDITDELKLVDLTKDLNPNVLKIVQDDAGRIYGVPIDVFSVGLAYNRALFKQAGLDPEKPPTTWDEVREYARQITEKTGKAGYAQLTKDNTGGWMLTTMTYSMGGTVQSEDGKKSTFNDAPTKKALQLLKDMRWSDNTMGSNFLYNQEEIRQDFAAGKIGMVLQAPDAYDMAVKNFGMKPADYGHAALPQDGGPHGTLTGGSIKMINPKASKNEIVAALKWIKSQEFDKYTDEQLAVQNAKDTIADKGFVGRPGITPLSQETYDRYNKWREPYNNVPVQQFAGYLESTKSLKLLPEPSNKAQEVYAMLDPVVQKVLTDKNADVDKLLTDAASKIDARLGR, from the coding sequence ATGACGAGAACCGCTAGGTGTGTCGCCGCCCTGACGACCACGGTCGCGCTGCTGGTGACAGCGGCGGCCTGTGCGGACGGCACGACGCCGGCCGCGGACGGAGCCGGCGCGGTCGACGAGAATGCGCCGGTCACGATCACGATCGGGGACCGCCCGACCCCGGACAAGCCGAACGACATCGCCGCGTTCGACCGCAACGTGAAGAAGTTCATGGACGCCCACCCGAACATCACGGTGAAGTCCACCGAGACCAAGTGGGACGCGCAGACCTTCCAGGCCCAGGTGGCCGGGGGCTCGCTGCCGACGGTGATGAACATCAGCTTCACCGAGCCGGCCAACATGATCCCGAACAAGCAGCTGCCGGACATCACCGACGAGCTGAAGCTGGTCGACCTGACCAAGGACCTGAACCCGAACGTGCTGAAGATCGTCCAGGACGACGCCGGCCGGATCTACGGGGTCCCGATCGACGTGTTCAGCGTCGGTCTGGCGTACAACCGGGCCCTGTTCAAGCAGGCCGGGCTGGATCCGGAGAAGCCGCCGACCACGTGGGACGAGGTCCGCGAGTACGCGCGGCAGATCACCGAGAAGACCGGCAAGGCCGGGTACGCGCAGCTGACCAAGGACAACACCGGCGGCTGGATGCTCACCACGATGACGTACTCGATGGGCGGCACCGTCCAGTCCGAGGACGGCAAGAAGTCGACGTTCAACGACGCGCCGACGAAGAAGGCGCTGCAGTTGCTGAAGGACATGCGCTGGTCCGACAACACGATGGGCAGCAACTTCCTCTACAACCAGGAGGAGATCCGGCAGGACTTCGCGGCCGGCAAGATCGGCATGGTCCTGCAGGCGCCGGACGCGTACGACATGGCGGTGAAGAACTTCGGGATGAAGCCGGCCGACTACGGGCACGCGGCGCTGCCGCAGGACGGTGGTCCGCACGGCACGCTGACCGGGGGCTCGATCAAGATGATCAACCCGAAGGCGAGCAAGAACGAGATCGTCGCCGCGCTGAAGTGGATCAAGTCGCAGGAGTTCGACAAGTACACCGACGAGCAGCTCGCGGTGCAGAACGCGAAGGACACGATCGCGGACAAGGGCTTCGTCGGCCGGCCCGGGATCACGCCGCTGAGCCAGGAGACCTACGACCGGTACAACAAGTGGCGTGAGCCGTACAACAACGTGCCGGTGCAGCAGTTCGCCGGGTACCTGGAGTCGACCAAGTCGCTGAAGCTGCTGCCGGAGCCGTCGAACAAGGCGCAGGAGGTCTACGCGATGCTCGACCCGGTCGTGCAGAAGGTGCTCACCGACAAGAACGCGGACGTCGACAAACTGCTCACCGACGCCGCCTCGAAGATCGACGCACGCCTCGGGCGGTAA
- a CDS encoding carbohydrate ABC transporter permease has product MALSIRTAARPRRSPVSWFRSGGLSSVLFALPLVLVFLYFSWGPIVRGLVLSFQKNNLVTAPEWVGTANFSYVLTDPQLPQAAANTLYFALLALVFGFPVPLFLAVFISELRTTGWLYNVISYLPAVVPPVAAILLWKFFYDPSGTGVFNAILGWVGLGPYAWLNSPSLAMPAIVLEATWAGAGATSIIYLAALTGVRTELYEAAELDGAGIWRRVWHVTLPQIRGIILIMMLLQLIGTFQVFTEPFLFTGGGPDNATTTILLLIYRYAFINGDFGAATALSVLLAGVLCVLSVVYHFLTRRWSTT; this is encoded by the coding sequence ATGGCCCTGTCGATCCGTACCGCCGCTCGGCCGCGCCGGAGTCCGGTCAGCTGGTTCCGCTCCGGCGGGCTGAGCAGCGTCCTCTTCGCCCTCCCGTTGGTGCTGGTCTTCCTGTACTTCTCCTGGGGCCCGATCGTCCGCGGACTGGTGCTGAGCTTCCAGAAGAACAACCTCGTCACCGCCCCCGAGTGGGTCGGGACGGCCAACTTCAGCTATGTCCTGACCGACCCGCAGTTGCCGCAGGCCGCCGCCAACACGTTGTACTTCGCGTTGCTGGCGCTGGTCTTCGGCTTCCCGGTCCCGCTGTTCCTGGCCGTGTTCATCAGCGAGCTGCGGACCACCGGCTGGCTGTACAACGTGATCTCGTACCTGCCGGCGGTGGTGCCGCCGGTGGCCGCGATCCTGCTGTGGAAGTTCTTCTACGACCCCAGCGGTACCGGGGTGTTCAACGCGATCCTCGGCTGGGTCGGCCTCGGCCCGTACGCCTGGCTGAACTCGCCGAGCCTGGCGATGCCGGCGATCGTGCTGGAGGCCACCTGGGCCGGGGCGGGCGCCACGTCGATCATCTACCTGGCCGCGCTCACCGGGGTCCGGACCGAGCTGTACGAGGCGGCCGAGCTGGACGGGGCCGGGATCTGGCGCCGGGTCTGGCACGTCACGCTGCCGCAGATCCGCGGCATCATCCTGATCATGATGCTGCTGCAGCTGATCGGCACGTTCCAGGTGTTCACCGAGCCGTTCCTGTTCACCGGCGGCGGTCCGGACAACGCGACCACGACGATCCTGCTGCTGATCTACCGGTACGCCTTCATCAACGGCGACTTCGGCGCCGCGACCGCGTTGAGCGTGCTGCTCGCCGGAGTGCTCTGCGTGCTGTCGGTCGTGTACCACTTCCTCACCCGGCGATGGAGCACGACATGA
- a CDS encoding carbohydrate ABC transporter permease: protein MTSYPVTEQAVSTATETPRTRRRRRALEAEERGIVSIADRRRPLIRYGLPAIQVLLFIGVVIAGIGPLLWLLKSGLSTSQDILRGPMQLWPSGIQWSNLPTAWTRVQIGSYLGNTAIIALGSLISTLFVCTTGAFVLSVLRPKWGPIVTGAVLATLFLPGVISLVPLYLTILKMPVLGVNLQNTFWAVWLPQAAGAFNILVMKRYFDSIPRELIEAARIDGASNLRLFTALVVPLSKPILGVVALLTVIGSWKDYLWPLLVLPDPRMQPISVALPRVQETTEISLQMSALFLAVLVPVVLFLVFQKQFLKGVGMSGGIKE from the coding sequence ATGACCAGTTACCCCGTCACCGAACAAGCCGTGAGTACCGCCACGGAGACCCCGCGAACCCGCCGACGGCGCCGCGCCCTCGAGGCTGAGGAGCGGGGCATCGTCTCGATCGCGGACCGCCGGCGGCCGTTGATCCGGTACGGACTGCCGGCGATCCAGGTGCTGCTCTTCATCGGCGTCGTGATCGCCGGGATCGGGCCGTTGTTGTGGTTGCTCAAGTCCGGGTTGTCGACGAGCCAGGACATCCTGCGCGGACCGATGCAGCTGTGGCCGAGCGGGATCCAGTGGTCCAACCTGCCGACCGCGTGGACCCGGGTGCAGATCGGCTCGTACCTCGGCAACACCGCGATCATCGCGCTCGGGTCGCTGATCTCCACCTTGTTCGTCTGTACGACGGGCGCGTTCGTGCTCAGCGTGCTGCGGCCGAAGTGGGGCCCGATCGTCACCGGCGCGGTGCTGGCGACGCTGTTCCTGCCCGGGGTGATCTCGCTCGTCCCGCTATACCTGACCATCCTGAAGATGCCGGTGCTCGGGGTGAACCTGCAGAACACCTTCTGGGCCGTCTGGCTGCCACAGGCGGCGGGCGCGTTCAACATCCTGGTGATGAAGCGCTACTTCGACTCGATCCCGCGCGAGCTGATCGAGGCGGCCCGGATCGACGGGGCGAGCAACCTGCGGCTGTTCACCGCGCTGGTGGTGCCGTTGTCCAAGCCGATTCTCGGAGTCGTGGCGTTGCTCACCGTGATCGGATCCTGGAAGGACTACCTCTGGCCGCTGCTGGTACTGCCGGATCCGCGGATGCAGCCGATCTCGGTCGCGCTGCCGCGGGTCCAGGAAACCACCGAGATCTCGCTGCAGATGAGCGCGTTGTTCCTCGCCGTGCTGGTACCTGTGGTGTTGTTCTTGGTGTTCCAGAAGCAGTTCCTCAAGGGAGTCGGGATGTCGGGAGGGATCAAGGAGTGA
- a CDS encoding NAD-dependent epimerase/dehydratase family protein yields the protein MSSSLSGRRVLVTGAAGRIGSATSRHLADLGALVTALTNVEDESLKADRVVVGDTRSEADVARALEDVDLVVHLAARPHPTAGTPYEVFSTNVVSTFNVLAQAGALGIGRAVVASSINAYGVPFNPHDILPAYFPLDEKIPTDVADWYSLSKQNDEHTARMAWRRWGIDVVAFRFPHVNSPDVLTKLSDGFREDPVGGVREGWSYLDTRDAARAIELGLTAEFSGAQAFFVAANTTNAPYATEDLLDAFAPNVPRLRRFTGREVPMDLTAARTVLGFQAQHELDLPTLRLES from the coding sequence GTGAGTTCATCGCTGAGCGGCCGCCGGGTGCTGGTCACGGGCGCGGCCGGGCGGATCGGGTCGGCCACCAGCCGGCACCTGGCCGACCTCGGCGCGCTGGTCACGGCGCTCACCAATGTCGAGGACGAGTCGCTCAAGGCGGACCGGGTGGTGGTCGGCGACACCCGGTCCGAGGCGGACGTCGCGCGGGCGCTCGAGGACGTCGACCTGGTCGTCCACCTGGCCGCGCGGCCGCATCCGACCGCGGGCACGCCGTACGAGGTGTTCTCGACGAACGTCGTGTCCACCTTCAACGTGCTCGCCCAGGCGGGGGCCCTCGGGATCGGCCGGGCGGTCGTTGCCAGTAGCATCAACGCGTACGGAGTGCCGTTCAACCCGCACGACATCCTGCCGGCGTACTTCCCGCTGGACGAGAAGATCCCGACGGACGTCGCCGACTGGTACTCGCTGTCCAAGCAGAACGACGAGCACACCGCCCGGATGGCGTGGCGGCGTTGGGGGATCGACGTGGTCGCCTTCCGGTTCCCGCACGTGAACTCGCCCGACGTCCTCACCAAGCTCTCGGACGGGTTCCGCGAGGACCCGGTCGGCGGGGTCCGGGAAGGCTGGAGCTACCTGGACACCCGGGACGCGGCGCGCGCGATCGAGCTCGGGCTGACCGCGGAGTTCAGCGGCGCCCAGGCGTTCTTCGTCGCCGCGAACACCACCAACGCGCCGTACGCGACCGAGGACCTGCTGGACGCGTTCGCCCCGAACGTCCCCCGGTTGCGGCGGTTCACCGGGCGCGAGGTACCGATGGACCTGACCGCCGCCCGTACCGTGCTGGGCTTCCAGGCGCAGCACGAGCTGGACCTTCCCACCCTTCGACTGGAGAGCTGA
- a CDS encoding enolase C-terminal domain-like protein — protein MPQETPATFAQPWPARDDVRIRAVKAIVTAPQGIPLVVVRIDTTEPGLYGLGCATFTQRWKAVQTFVDEHLARLLIGRYPGDIGDLTRLAGFSGYWRGGPVTNNAISGIDQALWDIAGKRAGMPVYELLGGKVRAAADTYIHASGVGIEECLDQAKDFVAQGWRHIRLQISTPGGGGYGAPRLATLYPDMPYHNGWSARDYLRTTPDLFAAARDVLPDNLELLHDVHSRLTPKEAVLLARELEPFRLFFLEDVLAPEHWDRLPEVRAASPVPLAVGELTTSMGDAVRLVRDHGVDFIRSHVSDIGGLTPARKLADLAELCGVRTAWHGPGDTSPIGAAANVALDVSSVAFGIQEGHIYNDATHEVFPGTLRIENGWLTPNEAPGWGIEIDEEAAARYPAQLSGHDEWAAGVRRIDGALEAP, from the coding sequence ATGCCGCAAGAGACGCCCGCCACCTTCGCCCAGCCCTGGCCGGCCCGCGACGATGTCCGGATCCGGGCGGTCAAGGCGATCGTGACCGCTCCGCAGGGCATCCCGCTGGTAGTGGTCAGGATCGACACGACCGAGCCCGGGTTGTACGGCCTGGGCTGTGCCACGTTCACGCAGCGGTGGAAGGCGGTGCAGACCTTCGTCGACGAACACCTCGCCCGGCTGCTGATCGGCCGGTACCCCGGGGACATCGGCGACCTGACCAGGCTGGCCGGCTTCTCCGGGTACTGGCGGGGTGGGCCGGTGACCAACAACGCGATCTCCGGGATCGACCAGGCGCTGTGGGACATCGCCGGCAAGCGCGCCGGGATGCCGGTGTACGAGCTGCTCGGCGGCAAGGTGCGCGCCGCCGCGGACACCTACATCCACGCCAGCGGGGTCGGGATCGAGGAGTGTCTGGACCAGGCGAAGGACTTCGTCGCCCAGGGCTGGCGGCACATCCGGCTGCAGATCTCCACGCCGGGCGGCGGCGGGTACGGCGCGCCGCGGCTGGCCACGTTGTACCCGGACATGCCGTACCACAACGGCTGGTCGGCGCGGGACTACCTGCGGACCACGCCGGACCTGTTCGCCGCGGCGCGGGACGTGCTGCCGGACAACCTCGAGCTGCTGCACGACGTCCACTCCCGGCTCACCCCGAAGGAGGCCGTCCTGCTGGCCCGCGAGCTGGAGCCGTTCCGGTTGTTCTTCCTGGAGGACGTGCTGGCCCCGGAGCACTGGGACCGGCTGCCCGAGGTCCGCGCCGCCTCGCCCGTACCGCTGGCCGTCGGCGAGCTGACCACGTCGATGGGGGACGCGGTCCGGCTGGTCCGCGATCACGGCGTCGACTTCATCCGTTCGCACGTGTCCGACATCGGCGGGCTCACCCCGGCCCGCAAGCTGGCCGACCTGGCCGAGCTGTGCGGAGTACGTACCGCCTGGCACGGTCCGGGGGACACCTCGCCTATCGGCGCGGCCGCGAACGTGGCGCTCGACGTCAGCTCCGTCGCCTTCGGGATCCAGGAGGGCCACATCTACAACGACGCGACGCACGAGGTCTTCCCGGGCACGCTGCGGATCGAGAACGGCTGGCTCACGCCGAACGAGGCGCCGGGCTGGGGGATCGAGATCGACGAGGAGGCCGCGGCCCGGTACCCGGCCCAGCTGTCCGGCCACGACGAGTGGGCGGCCGGGGTCCGGCGGATCGACGGAGCACTCGAGGCACCGTGA
- a CDS encoding ROK family transcriptional regulator: MATSDRDSAVLDEPARSGANQYDLGSFNEAVIIETIRLAGIISRTEISRRTGLTQQSVSRILRILLQQGLLVEEAQERAERLGKPRTPVRLRSNAAHAVGIHVDPELLTVAVVDLDGTIVRRETVDLAADLDAQRLVDLAAATVTAAVSISQVDQASVLGVGVAVPGPINADGTLLDLPLQPAWRGLKIRHLLQEKLNHPVLVEKDGTAAAIGERWIGRSARARDFAYLYLGTGVGTGLILNGSIYRGGTANAGEFGQLAALRMGEWDATKGPRMMAECNPTASLPVIAESFGYVQTDPTATDEAKRYKAACRAAADGDKGAQQAVSQVARVIAQGAVGLVDLLDIDLIVLGGPAFEPEIAGTLLTEIDQAVNSFPIARGPRTVVVEESMLKADAAAVGAASTIFHDAFTPRVGGSSQARRLPK, translated from the coding sequence ATGGCCACGTCGGACCGTGACTCGGCGGTGCTCGACGAACCGGCGCGTTCCGGTGCGAACCAGTACGACCTCGGCTCCTTCAACGAGGCCGTGATCATCGAGACGATCCGGCTGGCGGGCATCATCAGCCGGACCGAGATCTCCCGCCGGACCGGGCTCACCCAGCAGTCGGTGTCCCGGATCCTGCGCATCCTGCTGCAGCAGGGCCTGCTGGTCGAGGAGGCGCAGGAACGCGCCGAGCGGCTCGGCAAGCCCCGGACGCCGGTCCGGCTCCGGTCGAACGCGGCGCACGCCGTCGGCATCCACGTCGATCCCGAGCTGCTCACGGTGGCGGTGGTCGACCTGGACGGCACGATCGTGCGCCGCGAAACGGTCGATCTGGCCGCCGATCTCGACGCCCAGCGCCTGGTCGACCTGGCCGCGGCGACGGTGACCGCTGCCGTCAGCATCAGCCAGGTGGACCAGGCCTCGGTCCTGGGCGTCGGGGTCGCTGTCCCTGGCCCGATCAACGCGGACGGCACCCTGCTGGACCTGCCGTTGCAGCCGGCCTGGCGCGGGCTGAAGATCCGCCACCTCCTGCAGGAGAAGCTGAACCACCCGGTCCTGGTGGAGAAGGACGGAACGGCCGCGGCGATCGGTGAACGGTGGATCGGCCGCTCCGCCCGGGCCCGCGACTTCGCCTATCTCTACCTCGGCACCGGGGTCGGGACCGGGCTGATCCTGAACGGCTCGATCTACCGCGGCGGCACGGCGAACGCAGGCGAGTTCGGGCAGCTCGCCGCGCTGCGGATGGGGGAGTGGGACGCCACCAAAGGACCGCGGATGATGGCCGAGTGCAATCCGACGGCGTCGTTGCCGGTGATCGCGGAGAGTTTTGGCTACGTTCAGACCGATCCGACGGCGACCGACGAGGCCAAGCGGTACAAGGCCGCGTGCCGGGCGGCAGCGGACGGCGACAAGGGCGCGCAGCAGGCGGTGAGCCAGGTCGCCCGGGTGATCGCCCAGGGCGCGGTGGGTCTCGTCGACCTGCTGGACATCGACCTGATCGTGCTGGGCGGACCGGCGTTCGAGCCGGAGATCGCCGGCACACTGCTCACCGAGATCGACCAGGCGGTGAACTCGTTCCCGATCGCGCGCGGTCCGCGGACGGTCGTCGTCGAGGAGTCGATGCTCAAGGCCGACGCGGCGGCGGTCGGGGCTGCGTCGACGATCTTCCACGACGCGTTCACCCCACGGGTCGGTGGCTCCAGCCAGGCCCGTAGGCTGCCGAAGTGA
- a CDS encoding GNAT family N-acetyltransferase: MNLTRPLIDDVELRLIRPEDAASFCAAQARSREQLGPWEPRRADEWYDPAFQADRIKGLLERDNVIPWVLAAGDRVIGTATLSNIVAGAWRSGDIGYWVDVTEVGKGLASAAVAAVCDLADTELLLHRIAASTGTDNERSQRVLTKVGFEQYGFARDYLHIDGAWRDSKLYQRILNTREPGQAPSTAG; encoded by the coding sequence GTGAATCTGACCCGCCCGCTGATCGATGACGTAGAGCTCCGCCTGATCCGGCCCGAGGACGCTGCTTCCTTCTGCGCGGCCCAGGCCCGCAGCCGCGAGCAGCTGGGGCCGTGGGAACCACGCCGCGCCGACGAGTGGTACGACCCCGCGTTCCAGGCCGACCGGATCAAGGGTCTCCTCGAGCGCGACAACGTCATCCCCTGGGTCCTGGCGGCCGGGGATCGCGTCATCGGGACCGCGACGTTGTCGAACATCGTCGCCGGTGCCTGGCGCAGCGGTGACATCGGGTACTGGGTGGACGTGACCGAGGTCGGCAAGGGCCTGGCGTCGGCGGCGGTGGCCGCGGTGTGCGACCTGGCCGACACCGAGTTGCTGTTGCACCGGATCGCGGCCAGCACCGGGACCGACAACGAGCGGTCGCAGCGGGTGCTGACCAAGGTCGGGTTCGAGCAGTACGGCTTTGCCCGCGACTACCTGCACATCGACGGTGCCTGGCGCGACAGCAAGCTCTACCAGCGCATCCTCAACACACGAGAGCCCGGCCAGGCACCGTCGACCGCCGGCTAG
- a CDS encoding Gfo/Idh/MocA family protein: MADPTHQVAIVGCGIIGRTHADTLAARPGATVTALVDGDRAARAALALRLKEAGQPEPKVFDDLTSALGAADVSLVAICTPSGTHAVLAEQALNEGKHVVIEKPLDVDLPRARRLGAAVTRAGKYGAVASVISQRRFDPSALRVAEAIRAGRFGQITSAVATLAWWRSDEYYASAGWRGTWAQDGGGALMNQGVHTVDLLLWFLGRPATIQAQALRAAHHEIEVEDTVVATLAFESGAVATLHATTAAYPGGRTRISVHGTQGGAELENQQLRRFNADGNADDLPVEPSTTGGHDAQYADIFDVISNDKQPAVTVHDAIEALATIRAVYVASRLQRPVKYLDVLEGRYDDVDVTHGIQLPPL; this comes from the coding sequence ATGGCTGACCCAACCCATCAGGTCGCGATCGTCGGGTGCGGCATCATCGGCCGCACCCACGCCGACACCCTCGCGGCCCGCCCCGGGGCGACCGTGACCGCGCTGGTCGACGGCGACCGCGCGGCCCGGGCGGCGCTGGCGCTCCGGCTGAAGGAGGCCGGGCAGCCGGAGCCGAAGGTGTTCGACGACCTCACCTCGGCGCTCGGCGCGGCCGACGTGTCGCTGGTCGCGATCTGCACCCCGAGCGGCACCCACGCCGTCCTCGCGGAGCAGGCGCTGAACGAGGGCAAGCACGTCGTGATCGAGAAGCCGCTCGACGTCGACCTGCCCCGGGCCCGCCGTCTCGGCGCGGCGGTCACCCGGGCCGGGAAGTACGGCGCCGTCGCGTCGGTGATCAGCCAGCGCCGGTTCGACCCGAGCGCGCTGCGGGTCGCGGAGGCGATCCGGGCCGGCCGGTTCGGGCAGATCACCTCGGCCGTCGCGACGCTCGCCTGGTGGCGCAGCGACGAGTACTACGCGTCCGCGGGCTGGCGTGGCACCTGGGCCCAGGACGGTGGCGGCGCCCTGATGAACCAGGGCGTGCACACCGTGGACCTGCTGCTGTGGTTCCTGGGGCGCCCGGCCACGATCCAGGCCCAGGCGTTGCGGGCGGCGCACCACGAGATCGAGGTCGAGGACACCGTGGTCGCCACGCTCGCGTTCGAGAGCGGCGCGGTCGCCACCCTGCACGCGACGACCGCGGCGTACCCGGGCGGCCGGACCCGGATCTCGGTGCACGGGACGCAGGGCGGTGCGGAGCTGGAGAACCAGCAGCTCCGCCGGTTCAACGCCGACGGCAACGCCGACGACCTGCCCGTCGAGCCCTCGACGACGGGCGGCCACGACGCGCAGTACGCCGACATCTTCGATGTCATCAGCAACGACAAGCAGCCGGCCGTGACGGTGCACGACGCGATCGAGGCGCTCGCCACGATCCGGGCCGTGTACGTCGCGTCCCGGCTGCAGCGGCCGGTGAAGTACCTGGACGTGCTGGAGGGGCGCTACGACGACGTGGACGTCACCCACGGCATCCAGCTGCCGCCGCTCTAG